The DNA window AACATCTGGAGCATCCGCTCCATCCCGCCGCTCACCGGCGGGTAGAACTTGCCGACCTGGAGAACCGACAACGTCATGCGCTCGCCCATCCCCTCGTTCATCTATTCGCCGTCACCAGGGTCGCACGGCCGTGCGCACGCACGCCGACCCGGAATCCGGCCCCGCGCAGCACGCCGGCGACACGGGCCGTCGCGTCGACCACCAGCCAGTCGTGGCATTCGAGCACCAGCCGGGGGATTGCACGCAGCACCTCGCGGGACGCCCCGGCCAGGATGTCGACCTCGGCTCCTTCGGCGTCGATTTTGATCAGCGAGACCGCCCCGCCTGCGCGCTCCACCACCGCGTCAAGCCCCACACACGACACCATGACGCCGGATGCACCTGGCTCCGCGTACAGGGAGCTCGTCAGGCTCGGGCCACCCGCGTTCAAGCGACGCGATCCGCGCGCGTGGCCGACCGCCTCTTCGAAAACCGTCACGCGGCCGTCCCGATCGTTCGCGGCGACGTTCCGGCGAAGAGTGGCCGCGGTCCGCGGGTGCGGTTCGTATGCGTGCACCGAGATGTCCGGTCGCGCGAGCGCCTGCAGTGTGAAGACGCCGATGTTCGCGCCGATGTCCACGATCGTTCCGCCGCGAGCGTTCCGCAGCGCGCTGCGGTAGCAGCCGTTCGCGAAGATCTCGAACAACAGAAACACCGGCGCATCGTCCGGGCCGTGAGCCAGCGATAATCCGCTTCGAAACTGCAGGGTGGGCATGGCGAGTCCGCTGCGATAAGCCCGCCAGACCTCCTCCGCGTTGCGGAGCCATCGGCGCAGGAGCCACCGGTATCGCGCGGCCTTCAGTGCGTCAATCGGGTCGCGCAAGAGACGCGGGCGCTTCATGCCGCTACCCCATGCCCGGCGCGCGCCGCCACGGCCCGGTACACGCCGGCCA is part of the Acidobacteriota bacterium genome and encodes:
- a CDS encoding FkbM family methyltransferase, coding for MKRPRLLRDPIDALKAARYRWLLRRWLRNAEEVWRAYRSGLAMPTLQFRSGLSLAHGPDDAPVFLLFEIFANGCYRSALRNARGGTIVDIGANIGVFTLQALARPDISVHAYEPHPRTAATLRRNVAANDRDGRVTVFEEAVGHARGSRRLNAGGPSLTSSLYAEPGASGVMVSCVGLDAVVERAGGAVSLIKIDAEGAEVDILAGASREVLRAIPRLVLECHDWLVVDATARVAGVLRGAGFRVGVRAHGRATLVTANR